One genomic window of Cygnus olor isolate bCygOlo1 chromosome 3, bCygOlo1.pri.v2, whole genome shotgun sequence includes the following:
- the PPP3R1 gene encoding calcineurin subunit B type 1 isoform X1, producing MGNEASYPLEMCSHFDADEIKRLGKRFKKLDLDNSGSLSVEEFMSLPELQQNPLVQRVIDIFDTDGNGEVDFKEFIEGVSQFSVKGDKEQKLRFAFRIYDMDKDGYISNGELFQVLKMMVGNNLKDTQLQQIVDKTIINADKDGDGRISFEEFCAVVGGLDIHKKMVVDV from the exons GGAAATGAGGCAAGCTACCCTTTGGAAATGTGCTCGCact ttgaTGCTGATGAGATTAAACGACTAGGAAAGAGATTTAAGAAGCTTGATTTGGACAACTCTGGTTCTTTGAGTGTGGAAGAGTTCATGTCTTTACCTGAATTGCAACAGAACCCATTAGTACAGCGAGTAATAGATATATTTGACACAGATGGCAATGGAGAAGTGGACTTCAAAG AATTTATAGAAGGAGTCTCCCAGTTCAGTGTCAAAGGAGATAAGGAACAGAAGTTGAGGT TTGCTTTTCGCATTTATGATATGGACAAAGATGGGTATATCTCAAATGGAGAGCTCTTCCAGGTGCTGAAGATGATGGTTGGGAACAATCTCAAAGACACTCAGTTACAGCAAATTGTAGATAAAACCATAATTAATGCAGATAAGGATGGTGATGGAAGAATATCTTTTGAAGAATTCTGTGCT gTTGTAGGAGGCCTAGATATCCACAAAAAGATGGTGGTAGATGTGTGA
- the PPP3R1 gene encoding calcineurin subunit B type 1 isoform X2: MCSHFDADEIKRLGKRFKKLDLDNSGSLSVEEFMSLPELQQNPLVQRVIDIFDTDGNGEVDFKEFIEGVSQFSVKGDKEQKLRFAFRIYDMDKDGYISNGELFQVLKMMVGNNLKDTQLQQIVDKTIINADKDGDGRISFEEFCAVVGGLDIHKKMVVDV; the protein is encoded by the exons ATGTGCTCGCact ttgaTGCTGATGAGATTAAACGACTAGGAAAGAGATTTAAGAAGCTTGATTTGGACAACTCTGGTTCTTTGAGTGTGGAAGAGTTCATGTCTTTACCTGAATTGCAACAGAACCCATTAGTACAGCGAGTAATAGATATATTTGACACAGATGGCAATGGAGAAGTGGACTTCAAAG AATTTATAGAAGGAGTCTCCCAGTTCAGTGTCAAAGGAGATAAGGAACAGAAGTTGAGGT TTGCTTTTCGCATTTATGATATGGACAAAGATGGGTATATCTCAAATGGAGAGCTCTTCCAGGTGCTGAAGATGATGGTTGGGAACAATCTCAAAGACACTCAGTTACAGCAAATTGTAGATAAAACCATAATTAATGCAGATAAGGATGGTGATGGAAGAATATCTTTTGAAGAATTCTGTGCT gTTGTAGGAGGCCTAGATATCCACAAAAAGATGGTGGTAGATGTGTGA
- the PPP3R1 gene encoding calcineurin subunit B type 1 isoform X3: MQVDADEIKRLGKRFKKLDLDNSGSLSVEEFMSLPELQQNPLVQRVIDIFDTDGNGEVDFKEFIEGVSQFSVKGDKEQKLRFAFRIYDMDKDGYISNGELFQVLKMMVGNNLKDTQLQQIVDKTIINADKDGDGRISFEEFCAVVGGLDIHKKMVVDV; the protein is encoded by the exons ATGCAGG ttgaTGCTGATGAGATTAAACGACTAGGAAAGAGATTTAAGAAGCTTGATTTGGACAACTCTGGTTCTTTGAGTGTGGAAGAGTTCATGTCTTTACCTGAATTGCAACAGAACCCATTAGTACAGCGAGTAATAGATATATTTGACACAGATGGCAATGGAGAAGTGGACTTCAAAG AATTTATAGAAGGAGTCTCCCAGTTCAGTGTCAAAGGAGATAAGGAACAGAAGTTGAGGT TTGCTTTTCGCATTTATGATATGGACAAAGATGGGTATATCTCAAATGGAGAGCTCTTCCAGGTGCTGAAGATGATGGTTGGGAACAATCTCAAAGACACTCAGTTACAGCAAATTGTAGATAAAACCATAATTAATGCAGATAAGGATGGTGATGGAAGAATATCTTTTGAAGAATTCTGTGCT gTTGTAGGAGGCCTAGATATCCACAAAAAGATGGTGGTAGATGTGTGA